One Nicotiana tomentosiformis chromosome 1, ASM39032v3, whole genome shotgun sequence genomic window, ATGAATTATTGGGCCCAAAATCCTTGTAAGTGGAAGCCCATAAAATAGGAAGCTATTTGTGTGGCTTAGTACATAACTAAGGACCAAGCAAATTGAGgaagaattaactcaaatagcTGTCTACCCAACCGCTTAAACTAAAAGTAGTCGATGGAgatataatatatacataatttatgtattatatgtgtatatttatgtataattaatatataatctatgtatgtgactagaaaaaataaacaataaatataaccgactatttgtgtaaagatcccgcAATTGAACCCTTAACGTCGCGGCCATAAAATTACCGGTGCCTACGTGAACGGGACAAAACCTCACATTGTTAAGCAAACAACGGTAGCCGCACTTCTAGTTTGTGGGCACCTTTACGAACTAATTATTTATTATCTCCCACTAGTATAGAATCTACTAACTATGCAAACAAGATTTAGGTTAATTGGAAAAAATAGTCTACTATTACTTTTTACCTATGCACGAGATTTGAACTCTGATCTCTCGTGATTTTCATTACACTTCATTAATTAGTGAACCACACCGTTGAGTGCAGTATCTTATTGTTTCACTGATGAGTCCAACACATGAAAACTTTCTTCAGATCTCGAGCATGATATGTGAGCTAAAGTTTGGTTATAGAAGTAACGCAAACATTGTGTATCGTTTTGTTGCTTGTGGTAGTTAGCATCTTTGCTACCATGAAATTTCCATGAAAATCTGGTTTCATGCGTATGATATTAGTCTAGCTACTTTGATCTAATGCAACCCATGCCATTGCTATACAATGATATCATCTCCCTTTTTTCTCAAAACGTAGAACCAACTTCCTCATTATATATTCCTAGAGAAATCTCCATCTAATTCCCATGTGCCTAGAACAAAAAAGGAGAGGAAAGAGTAGAGAAGAGTACTGAAACTAAAcctttatatttttcaaattgcAAATGCAGATTCTTGTACGTTTTTCCCTTAATGGGCTTGTTGAGTCACAAAGGACTTCTTTAGTTTCCTATTTGACATTAAGTATCCAATTCGGGAAGGCTGGTGTGAAAATTAAATTTATCACGATTGTTCATGTCTATAGGGAAACGAATGATGAGAAACTTTGCTTCATATTAGTTTAATTAGGACTATATATGAAGGCAAATCATGATTAAGCCACTCTTCCTGTAATCACGTTATAAGATTGGAAAATTACATATCATATACATGAAAATAAAAAGTATATACTTGAGTTGTAGAAAACTAAATCACAAGATACAATATGTCCATCAAACTGTAGAACTTATTGTCCATATAAAGCTACAATTATCGTGATGTATAGAGCAAAGTCTATAATTCAAATATCTACTAGAACATATGGTTAATTATCATTGTTTTCCAAAAGTGAGAACTTTGTTTCCGAGAGGAAATTCGGATTGGTGAGTATTTATTTCTGACCTTTAAAGTGGATTTCATGTTGACCACTCTCCCATTAAACGAGTGACATTAAGTAGGCGGTAATGTTTTCAATCCTAACTAAAATTTACGATTTGCTGAGCgtataaattttttttataagCGATAGATAAAACTTAAACTCATAATTGTTGTTGCTGTTTTATATATTAAAAGTGTAAGAAACTCTAATACTATTAGATTATTTAAGAGTTAACTATAAATAAGTAATTCTTCAGTTAGAATATCCTAAAGAGTGCAACTGACAAATGGACTAAAAAAGTTTTACATGCATATATAACTAAAGTCTATAAAGATCATCCAttttattttatgtgaaaaattatatttttgaaacttgtaatcttacGTACATGGTAACCTTTCTAGGACAATAACATCACTGTTGAGTCTCAACTAATTCCTCTTCTACATAAAAAGAGCCATATTTTCTGGAGGAATTCGTCACTCAAACTTGCCAACGTACACGAATGTAACATTAAACAAACCCACTTCTCTCCACTAATTTTGGAGTGAGTAACACATTAAAGAAAGCTGACAAAATACTACAGTTGCAGTGGATTAATATAATCAGTTGGAAGTTGAaggaaggaaaaagaaagaaattaaagATGGAGATGATAATTTTTTTGGGCAGTTTTATCGCTTCCCTTTTTGGACTCCTCTTGCTGTACAATATGATCAGAAGGAaaataatggaaataagaaaCATAGCATCAAATGTGGTACTGATTAAGGATCATAAGTCCTATGGTAAAACGGATGTTATCATTGTCGGTGCCGGCGTTGCTGGTTCTGCTTTGGCCTGCACTTTTGGTAAGGTACGTACGTACTACGTACATTCCATTATTTATTTTTAGAAAGTTCTTTTTCCTTACATAGAAATTAAAGATAACAAATTAAGATAATGAAAATTCAGCTCATGACGCCTGTTTATATTAAGTGGTTGGAGATTCCCGGTAATACCACTAGGCTATATGCCGTTGTACCATTTTGCTTTGTTGTTGAGCAATTTCATGTCACCACGTTAAACATGATACTGATAAGGTCCTACATTTTGGCACAATTTGTAGACTAAACGGTCTtgaaatttatatttattttctcATCTATCTACGGTAATAATTTCTAGGCTTGTTTATCTATGTGTAAACAGAATTATACTCTATTAGTACTTGTATTGTAAGGCAAATTATTTGCTATAACAACATGTTAAAATACACTAATAATGTAATAAATCATTACATGTcaatgtatataagttaaatcatTCCAATATTCTAAATAATGAAATTTGGCTTTCATCTACGCTATAATTTTTCTGTGATACAAATTGCAGGATGGACGACGAGTTCACGTGATAGAGAGGGACTTGACTGAACCACATAGAATGGTTGGTGAACTTCTACAGCCAGGTGGCTATCTCAAATTAGTCGACTTAGGCCTTGAAGGTAGGCATATAGCTTCatttatacaaaacttcaaaagattatatttgtatatataagtctaagtatttttatatttaattagcGAAATTTATGACTTTGTTATTGACTGTTGAGCACCCAACAGTCAAATTATTTTGTTCGATTTTTTCTAACTTAATTAAATTATGTAAATTACGTGCCTGCAGATTGCTTGGAAGATATAGATGCTCAAAGAGTTGTAGGATATACTCTTTACAAGAAGAATGGAGAACATATTATGCTTTCCTATCCCTTAGAGAAGTTCCAGGCAGCAGATATGTCCGGAAGATGTTTCCACAATGGGCGTTTCGTTCAGAAGATGAGGGAAAAAGCTGCCACCCTCCCCAAGTAATTTGCCTTTATATCCCATGCAAAATCAAGATATCCAATTATTTGAAGCATATCTTAGTTTCAAGCAGGCGCGGATTTACCTTAGGTCAAGCGGTGTCACGACTCACCGCTTAGCCAAAAAAATTTTACTAtttatatatacaaataatatgcTACAAGACAAATGACGGATAAAATTAAAGGTATAAAGTGACACCACTTCATGTCTTCATCAATCTGGACTACTTGGTCCACTGGTAAAGACGCTGCATATTTTGGACGGTGCATATTTGTGTTATGTTTGGATTCGAGTAAAACGGGTACAATTTTGTAAAGTTTTTAAGCTTCAGCCTGAAATATAGTAGGGAATTGGGATGACTCACACACATGCCCTTCATTAAACTTCAAAAACAATCAGACTACCGAGCCTGATCTCCTAGTAATGAATTGTATTTCCTTAACGACTTGaacaatatttatttatatgatctATTTTTTTTGGCACGGCATTTCTCAAATTCATTTGTTCACTCAGTGATACCGTTTATAAAAAATCTTGTTTACGCCATTGTTCCACGGTCATAGTCTACAAATATCTCATACTATAATTCACTAGTACTTCTTTGATAAGGATTTAGATTATATGCATTTGTCGTGTAAATATTTTCTATACAGTTAAATATAGTTTAAGTTGTAATAatgtattatttattttttagtagGTTACCAATTAATCCTTATCATAAACATTGGATTTAACTTATCTATACTGATAGTGGCAAAAAACTATACTATCAAAGTAATTTAATTTGTCGTGGTTGTCtttaccttttatttttcttaggttttttatttttcttattatgGACAGTTATCTATAGCTACCTTTCAATGGTTGTGTAACTAAGAAATTCAACTACAGAGTATATAAGTTAAACTTCTATAGAGTAAGACTGAAGTTTTGCTCATGTTAACTTACTCCTGTTTTTGGGATTGGTAGTGTAAGACTTGAACAGGGAACAGTCACGTCTTTGATAGAAGAAAAGGGAACTGTGAAAGGGGTAAATTACAAGACAAAAGATGGACGAGAGCTATCTGCTTATGCTCCTCTTACAATTGTTTGTGATGGTTGCTTCTCGAATCTGCGACGCTCCTTATGCAATCTCAAGGTATTTTCTATGCAATCATACCTTTTTTTTTCCTAttgagtttaagttatatatatcgtCGGGGTAAAAAAGTCTatcttattttaaaaattataaatatcacACTATAAAGATACTTACCCGTAAATTTCATTAAATGATCTGATTgtgttaaatatttttttacactaataatatatataacttaaactccTTCGTATGGTCTCTAAAATTTAACGAACATTTTCTTTTGTTAATTGTAGATGGATATTCCTTCGACTTATGTTGGATTAATTTTAAAAGATTGTCAACTCCCATATGCAAACCACGGAGTTCTTGTCATGTCAGACCCTTCACCAGTGACATTTTATCCAGTCAGCAGCACTGAGGTTCGTTGTCTGGTTCTTATTGCTGGTCAAAATGTACCTTCTATCGCTAATGGAGAAATGGTCAATTATTTGACGAATGTGGTTGCTCCTCAGGTATGTATCTCTAATGAATTTAAGTTAAATATAGGTGTATAAAAGCTATTTATACAATTAAGCATTTGTACCCCCTAAAATTCAACCATTTCAACTCTGCATTTCTCTAATAATCCTGACAATAAATACTTAACTGCACTTGGTGTTTTCATCTAACCATAATTAAGTAATAAATAGTTTATATATAGGACAAATGTCATGTACACAGTTGCTTGGTGTAAATACGAAGATGCAGGTAAGTTCTTACCATCTGCGTCTCCATATGCATTCAATTCATATCTACCATTTTTCTAAGAGATTATTACTTATTACTCTCTTCGTTGTAGTTAACGCGAACCTACTTTTTTTATAGCCTGTTCCAAAACTAATGGTCTGAtttctatatttaaaaataatttaactttaaattctTATCTTAATTAACCTTAATaaaaaacttttataaccacgTAAATATTATGACAAATATAAATTAcaaaagtttttctttcttttttaaacttTATGTAcaatcaaataggttcacataaattgaaaatgGATTGTTCTTTATCAGGTACCTAGTGAATTGAGGGATGCATTAATAACAGCGATTAGGGAGGAAAACAATATAAGAACAATGCAATTCAGAAGCATGCCAGCAACTTGTAGTACAATTCCAGGTTCTCTTCTAATAGGAGATGCCTTCAATATGAGGCATCCTTTATCAGCAGGAGGAATGACTGTTGCTCTTTCCGACATTGTTGTCCTTCGCCATCTTCTTAAACCTCTCACTGACTTTAATGATGCAAATGCTGTGTCCAAGTATCTTCAACGCTTTTACACTCTTAGAAAAGTAAGTGTAATATAATCCACATAAATTAAATTTAATAGTAATTTAGATCTTACTAAGGCTGAGTTTAGTACGAcggaagtcatttttagaaaaatACTTATTTCAAGAGGAAGTTATTTTCAGACCATATTTGATTACTCATAAGGGAGAAAATGACCTCCTTCACTTgctattatttttaatatttacctCAAAAGTTTCATCGAAACGTTATCCAATTCTCTATACCTTTTACTCTTTAATAGAATTAGTTTTTccgagaaaatatttttttaaactcACCAAGTAAAtaccgaaaaatatttttccaagaGAATGACTTCTGTCGTACCAAATCGGTATAAGTTTTGTACATTAAAAGTGCCCAAATTTAATGAGTTATATTTTTTGCGGGGGTTAACAATATTTGTAGCCACTAGCATCAACAATAAACATACTGGCTGGTGTAACATACCAAGTTTTCAGTCCTTCGCTTGATCCATCAAGAAAAGAGATTAGGGAAGTATTTTATGGTTATTTAAGAGTTGGAGGGATTTTTACAAATGGAGCAATTGGTTTGCTTGCTGGTCTAAATCCAAGGCCTCTCAGCTTGCCTTTTCATTTCATTGCTGTGGCAGTATATACTTTTGGTCGCTTATTGCTTCCATTTCCTACTCCCAAGGGAATTTTGCGCGCTGCCACGTTGCTTTATGTAAGTATAAATAACTACTACAAACATAAAATTAATCGACACTTTAATCAATGtagtatttatattatttatcagTAAAAATATTAACTGACGATCAGTGACGGACTATATATTCTGGTAGATAAATTTTGTAATTTATTGCTAATCCATCACTAAATTTAGTGACGGACGGGAAATTTGTCTCTAAATTCTTAGCCACGACAACAGATTCTTAGCCACGACAACAGATTAAAATCCGTCACTAAACTGTTTTAGCGACAGATTTTAGCAGAatccgtttttttttttttttgtgtagtATATATTGATGATCTGATTCTTTGAATTTCAGGTTGCATGTGGTATGATATTTCCCATTATTAAAGCAGAAGGAATTAAACACATGTTTTTTCCAGTAATTTTTCCAGCCTAGCTACTCTAGAGCAACTGCTATTGCTCAGTAAAATGCCTTGAAAAAGGACCTATAAAACCAGAGGATATGAGCCATAATGCCGCGACCCTAACCGTCAGGctaatattatattattaacaGGAGACAATAATGTCATGTAAAATAGGATTAGAGCAAAATTCATGTAATAATAATAAGGTTTAAGAGAGGAGGTATATCCTCAGTTCTCTATGCTATGAAAATGATGCTAAAAGTTAAACTTCGAATGTATATTCAATTGCCTAACACTAGTCATGATTTATATAGTTACTCGTGACTAGGTATATAAGATTGCCTACAAAAGAACAAAAGGATCAaacctaaaattatttttggattttctcCTAAGTTAGATACTGCAATATTTATCAAAAGGTCCACATTAAGTTGATTACTAAATTAAGTTGCTTGATTCATTACTAAAGCAATACAGACCGGAACTAGAGAGGTTCTTATGGTACTACAAATATTTTTTACAACTAGTCTTAGTTAGAGTACGAGTTTTGCGCGTGTAACCTATCTCAATGAATTATATGTTTTTTATAGTGAAAATTATGtttaagttataaaaataaaagtttacaaaaaaaaaaaagaattcctgaaaataattattgTTGATCCTATTTAGTCAATTACTCAAGAAGGGAGAAATTCTACCCTATAGAAGTTCTGATCAATCTAGCATCTCAATTACTCTACTCAACTTAATATTTCTCccagttttataattttattacttcaatttcacaaattatCATGATTTCTTTTTAGTTTCAACAAGAACATATAACCTTATTGGAGATTTAAAAGTTAACTAAAAATAATTGAAAAGTTATATATTCTCAAGGTCATTCTAAAAGACATAAATTAACTGACATAAGAGGTTTATTCAAAAAAAATTTCTTAATCGATAAAAAATATTGTAGAAGTTATTCCAACAGATTAAAAAAACTCACTATCGCAAAATAGCATCCATAATCTACTCTTTTTTTTAGAGACCTTTCTTAATTTCTCCATCCATAACCATGCATCTAGATTCTACATCTGAATGTATCAAATGTTGTCTTTCATATTTACCGAGTTTTATGGACAATCAAATATTTGTCTTTTCTCTGCTCTTGGTTGTCATCGCTCGATCACTTTCTTTTCCACTAAGTGATTGCTTAGGGACCTTAGCATACGATATGGGCTGTTTTTCTCTCAACTGTGGATCTTAGAACCCAAAAAAATTGTATGTACAAACGATCTAGGCCTGtattcggagtttccttgggGTTGATAAGGCGCAATGAGGCCACTCTATTGTCTATAGTCGTGCATTTGTCCTTCATGCTAGTTAGcataatatgaaaaataaatttcaatgTATCTTCTAATAATTGCTTATAGCTTCTTACACATTAAaccaaaataaatataaaaatatatagatcGGCTCATGAAAGTAGAAGATAATATAATTTATTGTATATATTCATGTTCGTATAACgaataacaaaaataaagaaatacactAGAATAATACTACATTCTATATTTTAGTTTTAGCTAAATAGTAAATGGAATAGAAAGGATACATAGACTTTTTATTCAAGTAACTCGGTATAGGACCATAGGTGTATAATATTGTTATGCACAaccaaataaaaaagaagaattaTAGACAGCTTTTTCTAGAATTTAAATATATTATGGAAAAACTTTCATGTTGAACGTCATACTTTTAAAAGGAGTTGATGAAAAATATATAACATAAAATATGGGACTTTAATATTATCAATATGAAATTAAAGAGTTGCAAGAATAATTCCCCCAAAAGCAAAACGAAGACGCAAGATATGTGTTAATATCTATGTCCATATACTCTTTTCTATTTGTGGTTGGAGAATACTGGGACATCTACACATTATTATTATAGTTTTATTTATAGAGAAAAAAAAGTAAGATATTAACAATTTAagataagaaaaaaaaagtatataaggaaaagaatttattgattttaaagttctaaatattaggactttttACCTAgtttaataagaaaatatttaataatcaaaaattttaataagaaaatatttaataaccaaaattaTAGTTGATTTTAAAGTGCTAGATATTAGGAAAGTTAATAAAATTACAACTTTGTCTGATGTGAAACCTTTTTCTAAagataaaaaaggcgaacgatatttcgcgaAGGGCATTCGTGCTTTTAAATAAGTATCATAGTCTCCTTATTCTTTCTAATATCTTAAACATGAATATTTATTAAATTTGAAATACATAAGAGTTAGTATTTTTGTTTCAAGATCATAAGTTGCACAGCGGCACAtgaagaattaacttaaataacTGTCTATTAAAACATGAGATTACTTATGTAGTTggtcaataacaaaataaaaaggCTTCAGATGCACAGTCCAGGAGTCTTAAAAATGCCAATGAGCATCGAGTGGTTAGACAACTACTTCTATTCAACTTATGAGATAGTTCATATTGTGAAACAAACAGAAGTTTGGCTCACTTTATTCACAATATCCAATTGCTTTATAAAAAGATCATATTGCTAACATTTGAACATTGTTGTAGCCGATATGAATGATAAGTACAATAAATATTATCTACTGAACTTtcctttgaaaattttaaatgtgAGGTTAGATCTTTATATATTGAGGTTTCTGAACAAAATGTTGCATTCTGTCAATATAAGCATATTCTTGAGGCCTACCATTTTGACAAATATATGCAATCGTTTCTTTGGTCTACTCATTGTTAAGTGTTATGTATGAAGTCATGATGTTGCAATGACGCGTATTGTGACACATCCTAGAGTTCATgcaattattttctttttaatagtTCTGTTTTGC contains:
- the LOC104103362 gene encoding squalene epoxidase 3-like isoform X2, producing the protein MEMIIFLGSFIASLFGLLLLYNMIRRKIMEIRNIASNVVLIKDHKSYGKTDVIIVGAGVAGSALACTFGKDGRRVHVIERDLTEPHRMVGELLQPGGYLKLVDLGLEDCLEDIDAQRVVGYTLYKKNGEHIMLSYPLEKFQAADMSGRCFHNGRFVQKMREKAATLPNVRLEQGTVTSLIEEKGTVKGVNYKTKDGRELSAYAPLTIVCDGCFSNLRRSLCNLKMDIPSTYVGLILKDCQLPYANHGVLVMSDPSPVTFYPVSSTEVRCLVLIAGQNVPSIANGEMVNYLTNVVAPQVPSELRDALITAIREENNIRTMQFRSMPATCSTIPGSLLIGDAFNMRHPLSAGGMTVALSDIVVLRHLLKPLTDFNDANAVSKYLQRFYTLRKVACGMIFPIIKAEGIKHMFFPVIFPA
- the LOC104103362 gene encoding squalene monooxygenase SE1-like isoform X1; translation: MEMIIFLGSFIASLFGLLLLYNMIRRKIMEIRNIASNVVLIKDHKSYGKTDVIIVGAGVAGSALACTFGKDGRRVHVIERDLTEPHRMVGELLQPGGYLKLVDLGLEDCLEDIDAQRVVGYTLYKKNGEHIMLSYPLEKFQAADMSGRCFHNGRFVQKMREKAATLPNVRLEQGTVTSLIEEKGTVKGVNYKTKDGRELSAYAPLTIVCDGCFSNLRRSLCNLKMDIPSTYVGLILKDCQLPYANHGVLVMSDPSPVTFYPVSSTEVRCLVLIAGQNVPSIANGEMVNYLTNVVAPQVPSELRDALITAIREENNIRTMQFRSMPATCSTIPGSLLIGDAFNMRHPLSAGGMTVALSDIVVLRHLLKPLTDFNDANAVSKYLQRFYTLRKPLASTINILAGVTYQVFSPSLDPSRKEIREVFYGYLRVGGIFTNGAIGLLAGLNPRPLSLPFHFIAVAVYTFGRLLLPFPTPKGILRAATLLYVACGMIFPIIKAEGIKHMFFPVIFPA